The following proteins come from a genomic window of Alnus glutinosa chromosome 10, dhAlnGlut1.1, whole genome shotgun sequence:
- the LOC133880654 gene encoding cytochrome b561 and DOMON domain-containing protein At3g25290-like yields the protein MGGPCFTCGAVLGLGVLAFVALLVAPTESLDCTSQKFTNKQVYANCTDLPHLSANLHWSYNASNSSLSVVFVAPPPKPGGWVSWAINPNATGMAGSQALLAFKSNGSVTIQTYDIRAYNFSLSGLKLAYEVWDLSAEDSNGTFKIFGKWKLPAGTEKVNQVWQAGPGLSPQGYPMMHALQPENLQAKANLQLVGQEAVSPTGSAASEPSASTTPAPSGSTPSGASTLRGGFSVGLFLILAIFMMPSA from the coding sequence ATGGGCGGGCCTTGTTTTACATGCGGAGCGGTCTTGGGGCTGGGGGTCTTAGCCTTCGTGGCTCTGCTGGTCGCACCGACTGAGTCTCTTGATTGTACTTCACAAAAGTTTACAAACAAGCAGGTGTACGCCAACTGCACCGATCTCCCGCATCTGAGCGCTAACTTGCACTGGAGCTACAACGCCTCAAATTCCTCGTTGTCGGTGGTGTTCGTGGCCCCCCCGCCCAAGCCAGGTGGCTGGGTGTCGTGGGCCATCAACCCCAATGCGACCGGCATGGCCGGGTCGCAGGCCCTGCTGGCATTCAAATCCAACGGCTCCGTCACCATCCAGACCTACGACATCCGTGCCTACAATTTCAGCCTGTCTGGACTGAAGCTGGCTTACGAGGTGTGGGACCTGAGTGCCGAGGACTCCAACGGGACCTTCAAGATCTTTGGCAAATGGAAGCTGCCGGCAGGCACGGAGAAGGTGAATCAGGTCTGGCAGGCGGGTCCGGGATTGAGCCCACAAGGCTATCCGATGATGCACGCATTACAGCCCGAGAATCTTCAAGCCAAAGCGAACCTGCAGTTGGTCGGTCAAGAGGCTGTCAGCCCTACTGGGTCTGCCGCCTCTGAACCTTCTGCCTCTACTACTCCTGCACCCTCTGGCTCTACTCCTAGCGGGGCTTCAACGCTTAGAGGGGGATTCAGTGTGGGTCTATTTCTCATTCTTGCGATTTTTATGATGCCCTCCGCCTAA
- the LOC133878987 gene encoding uncharacterized protein LOC133878987, translating into MKEGENVDTYFARTLIIANKMKIHGENMQPVVIIEKIMRSMTLRFNYVVCSVEESNNLDTFTIDELQSSLLVHEQRMNGHGGYEQALKVTYDDRIGGRRGG; encoded by the coding sequence ATGAAAGAGGGTGAGAATGTTGATACGTACTTCGCTCGAACACTCATCATAGCAAACAAGATGAAGATTCATGGTGAAAACATGCAGCCAGTGGTGATCATTGAAAAGATCATGAGATCAATGACCTTAAGGTTCAACTATGTTGTGTGTTCGGTTGAAGAATCTAATAACTTAGACACCTTTACCATTGATGAGTTGCAGAGCAGCTTACTGGTACATGAGCAGAGGATGAACGGGCATGGAGGATATGAGCAGGCATTAAAGGTGACCTACGATGATAGAATTGGTGGAAGAAGAGGCGGTTGA